In a genomic window of Telopea speciosissima isolate NSW1024214 ecotype Mountain lineage chromosome 5, Tspe_v1, whole genome shotgun sequence:
- the LOC122661847 gene encoding uncharacterized protein LOC122661847, translated as MKVVTVLRRGGDRGNSGILNFQGKREVKVCHYGGVVIAAFANFYGDCTNSIVELRALSDGLKLCSSLGFREFHVNTDSAATVLCISKRKCGFWKGWYWFQEVLELIDSLKPMISFTYREGNRAADYLANLACELASDSLFHGVTSLPKDLRWLSCEDASGLPVLRV; from the coding sequence ATGAAGGTGGTGACAGTGTTGAGGAGAGGAGGGGATAGGGGTAATTCGGGGATTTTAAATTTCCAGGGCAAAAGAGAAGTAAAAGTTTGCCATTATGGGGGAGTTGTTATTGCTGCCTTTGCCAACTTCTATGGAGATTGCACCAATTCCATTGTTGAGCTTAGGGCGTTGAGTGATGGGCTAAAGCTGTGCTCGAGTTTGGGGTTTAGGGAGTTCCATGTCAACACTGACTCTGCGGCTACAGTGCTTTgcatttcaaaaagaaaatgtgGTTTTTGGAAAGGatggtactggtttcaggaaGTTTTGGAGTTGATTGACTCCCTTAAACCAATGATTTCTTTCACATACCGTGAAGGTAATAGGGCAGCGGACTACCTTGCAAATCTGGCTTGTGAGTTGGCATCTGACTCGTTGTTTCATGGAGTAACTAGTTTACCTAAGGATCTTCGATGGCTTTCTTGCGAGGATGCTAGTGGTCTTCCAGTGTTAAGAGTGTAA